A section of the Branchiostoma lanceolatum isolate klBraLanc5 chromosome 19, klBraLanc5.hap2, whole genome shotgun sequence genome encodes:
- the LOC136425253 gene encoding ficolin-3-like, whose product MARYRHVSLFFCGILALSSAQTDPIPNYEVTEHGGSCRYSLLVEKPAGGCQQTDSPRKHLTDLQNRMENLDQAIDMAEERRSETFMENKNKLLKEEAARLAVENEITEIQFHTQNLEDSNESLREQLQGQTAKMRQLQDQIKNLNTAISQLIDKKTETESDKGPSETAGSPTTTAGTPGPVPTGTEQPTAEFRDCTLLKKDTAGEESGVKTMVLPDGQDYTAFCDFSSPGGPWTVIQRRREAHGDKQVDFFKTWDEYRRGFGNPDGEYWIGNHALHQLTKHGDYELRVELRMTEDERAHAHYDMFRVLGADSKYQLKLGQFSGTAGDAMFVHRNQPFSTRDREHDTLASGNCARAYRGGWWYAKCFDANLNGEYTKEAEANLSSVSWVPWRGYKPIPHVEMKIRHKPAEDRPSEP is encoded by the exons ATGGCGAGGTATCGGCACGTATCTCTCTTCTTCTGCGGAATTCTCGCTCTTTCTTCGGCCCAAACGGATCCGATTCCCAACTATGAAGTGACCGAACATGGCGGCAGCTGTCGGTACTCCCTCCTGGTGGAGAAGCCTGCCGGCGGATGTCAGCAGACCGACTCCCCCCGGAAACACCTCACAGATCTACAGAACCGCATGGAAAACTTGGACCAAG CGATTGACATGGCCGAGGAAAGGCGGTCTGAGACttttatggaaaataaaaacaagctgCTGAAG GAGGAAGCAGCGCGCCTAGCGGTAGAGAACGAGATAACAGAGATCCAGTTCCACACACAGAATTTAGAGGACTCCAATGAGAGCTTGAGAGAGCAGCTTCAGGGACAGACAGCAAAGATGAGACAACTACAGGACCAGATCAAGAACCTCAACACAGCCATAAGTCAGCTGATAG ATAAAAAGACGGAAACTGAATCAGACAAAGGTCCGTCGGAAACAGCCGGCAGTCCGACCACAACAGCGGGGACACCAGGACCCGTGCCGACCGGAACCGAGCAGCCAACAGCGGAGTTTAGAG ATTGTACGTTGTTGAAGAAAGATACTGCGGGCGAAGAGAGCGGCGTGAAGACCATGGTTCTCCCTGACGGCCAGGACTACACGGCGTTCTGTGACTTCAGCAGCCCGGGAGGACCATGGACCGTCATACAGAGGAGACGCGAGGCTCATGGCGACAAACAG GTTGACTTCTTCAAGACATGGGACGAATACAGAAGAGGTTTTGGAAACCCTGATGGAGAATACTGGATAG GAAACCACGCCCTCCACCAGCTGACCAAACATGGCGACTACGAACTAAGGGTTGAACTGCGCATGACTGAGGACGAGCGGGCGCATGCGCATTACGACATGTTCCGGGTCCTGGGAGCGGACTCAAAATATCA GTTGAAGCTGGGTCAGTTCAGCGGCACGGCTGGTGACGCCATGTTCGTCCACCGGAACCAgccgttcagcaccagggacagggagcATGACACTCTGGCCAGCGGCAACTGCGCCAGGGCTTACCGCGGGGGGTGGTGGTACGCCAAGTGCTTCGATGCTAATCTGAATGGAGAATACACTAAAG AGGCAGAGGCTAACCTGTCATCTGTGAGCTGGGTGCCATGGCGAGGCTACAAACCCATCCCGCATGTGGAAATGAAGATCCGCCACAAGCCGGCTGAGGACAGACCCAGCGAACCTTAG